The genomic window GAGCCTCGGCGTGGAGTGGATTGTCTCCATCAGCGCGTGTGGGAGCCTTCAGGAATGGATCGCCCCTCGGCACGTGGTTGTGCCGGATCAGCTGATCGACTTCACGAAGAGGCGAGAGTACTCGTTCTTCGGCAATGGGATGGTCGGGCACATTAGCTTTGCGGAGCCTTTCTGTCCCGTGCTGAGCGCCCTTGTGGCGCGCGCGGTGGAAGAGGAAGGGGGCAAGGTGCACCGAGGGGGCACGTTTGTGGTCATTGAAGGCCCGCGCTTTTCCACCAAGGCAGAGTCGCGCGTGTACCGGCAGTGGGGAGGGGACATTATTGGGATGACGGCCAGCCCCGAGGCACAGCTGGCCCGCGAAGCCGGCATTTGTTACGCCACGATGGCCCACGTGACCGACTACGACGTCTGGCATGAGGCCGAGGAACCGGTGAGCGTCGAAATGCTCCTCGACAACCTGCGCGCCAACTCGGCCCTTACTAAGCGCGCCCTGGCCCGCCTGCTCCCTATGATCCCGGAGAAGCGCGAAGGATGCCAGTGTGCCATGGCGACGAAGTTTGCGGTCATCACTGATCCCAAAAAGGTACCGGCCGAAGTGCGGCGGCGTCTGGAGCTAATTCTGAGGTGATCCCGGTGAGAAAACAAGAAGGCTCAGCGCGATTCCTCATTCGGCATCTGAGCAGTCCGGTGGGACCGTTGCAACTCGTATTCGATGCCTCCGGTCTGTGCGCACTCCGGTTCTTAGCAGACCACCCGGGGATGCGAGAGGACGAATCCCTCCCCTCGGACGACATGCCGCTGTTTGTGGAAGAGACCGTCGAACGCCTCTGCCGCTATCTCGCGGGGCAGCGGGTGTCCTTTGCCGACGTGCCGGTGAGCTTCAGCTCAGGCTCAGCGTTCGAGCGCAGCGTATGGGCGGAGCTGCGCAAAATCCCGTATGGCCAGACGATTACCTACGGCGAGCTGGCTGCGCGCGTGGGCAAGCCGCAGGGGGCTCGGGCCGTAGGCAGGGCGCTGGCTGCCAACCCGGTGCCCATCGTGGTACCCTGCCATCGGGTGGTCCGCAAGGACGGGCAATTGGGAGGCTTTTCTGCCGGTCTTGAGAAAAAGCGGGCCCTGCTCGCTCTGGAGGGCGTCGTTTGAGCGGTGCAACTTGTTTGCCCTTCCGCATCCTCCTGTCGGGTCCCATCGATGCGGACGCACTGCGGGTTCGGTGGACGCGCCCGCCGTCGCTGCCACTGGCGTGGCTCCAGACGGTGGATCGCATGTGGCAAAGGGAGCTGGCGCGACGGACGGATAGCTCCCTGTTTGACGGGACGGTGGCGGCGCTGCAAGACTGGACCCGGGAGGGTCCCACGGTGCGGCTGGTTCTGTGCCCCATCCCGTACCGAGTCGTCTGGTACACCTACATCGCTGCCCAGGATCCGCGGCTTCCACTCCCGGGCGTTATTCCAAGAGCACTTGGCGTAAGCGCCGTGGTCGAATGGGAAGGCTTCCTCCTGCTCATGCGGCGAAGCCGGTGGGTGGCAGAGTTTCCGGGACGGCTGGACGTCTTCGGCGGGCACATCGAAAGGGATGTGCGGGGACGCTGGCTTTCGCCGCTGGAGAGCGTGAAGCGCGAGGTAAGCGAAGAGCTCGGGCTGGAGCCGTCTACGATTTCCGTCCTTTCCGTTCTGGGTCTTCTGCGCGTCGCCGGTACGCAGAAGCCGGAGCTGGTATTCTCCGCGAGGCTGCGGGGAGTGAGGCGGGAGGACTGGTTGCGCCGGGCGACCGATGAGGTCGAGGAAACGGTGCTTGTACCGGCCGATCGAGCCCAAGAGTTCTTACTGCAAAACGCTTCCGAGTTGACTCCATCGGGGTGGGGCAGCCTTCAATTGTGGCTCGAACTGAGGTCGCCTCCACAGGAACTGGGTGAAGGATCGGATGGACGCTGAGCCTCCGATCGAGAGGTGATCGCTTTTTCTTGCCGGGGGCCGACGAGGATAAATTCCCTTGCTTTTTCCAGGCTGATTGTTAGATTTGGCGCGTTCTGCCACCGGTCCTCCGTACGGGTCGGTTCGGAGGACGAAGGGAACGCGAAGCTGGTGTACGCCGGGACCGGAAGCCGTAGCGGTG from candidate division KSB1 bacterium includes these protein-coding regions:
- a CDS encoding methylated-DNA--[protein]-cysteine S-methyltransferase, whose amino-acid sequence is MRKQEGSARFLIRHLSSPVGPLQLVFDASGLCALRFLADHPGMREDESLPSDDMPLFVEETVERLCRYLAGQRVSFADVPVSFSSGSAFERSVWAELRKIPYGQTITYGELAARVGKPQGARAVGRALAANPVPIVVPCHRVVRKDGQLGGFSAGLEKKRALLALEGVV
- the mtnP gene encoding S-methyl-5'-thioadenosine phosphorylase, which translates into the protein MAEVKARIGVIGGSGVYDIEALEQVEEVRISTPFGDPSDVIVIGTLSGVRAAFLPRHGRGHRIMPTEVNSRANIYALKSLGVEWIVSISACGSLQEWIAPRHVVVPDQLIDFTKRREYSFFGNGMVGHISFAEPFCPVLSALVARAVEEEGGKVHRGGTFVVIEGPRFSTKAESRVYRQWGGDIIGMTASPEAQLAREAGICYATMAHVTDYDVWHEAEEPVSVEMLLDNLRANSALTKRALARLLPMIPEKREGCQCAMATKFAVITDPKKVPAEVRRRLELILR
- a CDS encoding NUDIX hydrolase, encoding MSGATCLPFRILLSGPIDADALRVRWTRPPSLPLAWLQTVDRMWQRELARRTDSSLFDGTVAALQDWTREGPTVRLVLCPIPYRVVWYTYIAAQDPRLPLPGVIPRALGVSAVVEWEGFLLLMRRSRWVAEFPGRLDVFGGHIERDVRGRWLSPLESVKREVSEELGLEPSTISVLSVLGLLRVAGTQKPELVFSARLRGVRREDWLRRATDEVEETVLVPADRAQEFLLQNASELTPSGWGSLQLWLELRSPPQELGEGSDGR